From one Callithrix jacchus isolate 240 chromosome 2, calJac240_pri, whole genome shotgun sequence genomic stretch:
- the LOC100406781 gene encoding meiotic nuclear division protein 1 homolog, with amino-acid sequence MRESELIIAGALKGQSGAGAAGEESGKGQSRPWWTPSGSPDVAPPASPHQETPLSLGVAVYWTPPSSGSRGSVSRLRVPDGTHSSGPRSWGTEREASKARSLLLGLGVGVSSMSVKEVLQSLVDDSMVDCERIGTSNYYWAFPSKALHAKKRKLETLKSQLSEGSQKHASLQKSIEKAKIGRYETEERTMLAKELSSLRDQREQLKAEVEKYKDCDPQVVEEIRQANKVAKEAANRWTDNIFAIKSWAKRKFGFEENKIDKTFGIPEDFDYID; translated from the exons ATGAGAGAGAGTGAGCTCATCATCGCAGGAG CACTGAAAGGCCAGTCTGGAGCGGGAGCGGCAGGAGAGGAGTCCGGCAAGGGGCAGAGCAGGCCCTG GTGGACCCCCAGTGGAAGTCCTGATGTGGCACCCCCAGCTTCCCCCCACCAGGAAACT CCCCTGTCCCTGGGAGTGGCTGTTTATTGGACCCCTCCTTCCTCTGGCTCCCGG GGATCTGTGAGCCGTCTGCGTGTACCAGACGGGACACACTCCAGTGGCCCACGGTCCTGGGGCACTGAGAGGGAGGCCAGCAAGGCCCGTTCA CTTCTTTTGGGACTAGGGGTTGGTGTGTCTTCTATGTCAGTAAAAGAAGTCCTTCAAAGCTTAGTTGATGATAGTATGGTTGACTGTGAGAGGATCGGAACTTCTAATTATTATTGGGCTTTTCCAAGTAAAGCTCTTCATGCAAAGAAGCGTAAGTTGGAGACTCTGAAATCTCAGTTGTCTGAGGGAAGCCAAAAGCATGCAAGCCTACAGAAAAGCATTGAAAAAGCTAAAATTGGCCGATATGAAACGGAAGAGCGAACCATGCTAGCAAAAGAACTTTCTTCACTTCGAGACCAAAGGGAACAGCTAAAGGCAGaagtagaaaaatacaaagattgtgACCCACAAGTCGTGGAAGAAATACGCCAAGCAAATAAAGTAGCCAAAGAAGCTGCTAACAGGTGGACTGATAACATATTTGCAATAAAATCTTGGGCCAAAAGAAAATTTgggtttgaagaaaataaaattgataaaactttTGGAATTCCAGAAGACTTTGACTACATAGACTAA